One window of Eulemur rufifrons isolate Redbay chromosome 25, OSU_ERuf_1, whole genome shotgun sequence genomic DNA carries:
- the CREM gene encoding cAMP-responsive element modulator isoform X23, producing MAATTGDMPTYQIRAPTTALPQGVVMAASPGSLHSPQQLAEEATRKRELRLMKNREAARECRRKKKEYVKCLENRVAVLENQNKTLIEELKALKDLYCHKAE from the exons CCACCACTGGTGACATGCCAACCTACCAGATCCGAGCTCCTACTACTGCTTTGCCTCAGGGAGTGGTGATGGCTGCCTCGCCAGGAAGTCTGCACAGTCCTCAGCAGCTAGCAGAAGAAGCAACACGCAAACGAGAGCTGAGGCTAATGAAAAACAG GGAAGCTGCCCGGGAGTGTcgcaggaagaagaaagaatatgtcAAATGTCTTGAAAATCGTGTGGCTGTGcttgaaaaccaaaacaagactCTGATTGAGGAACTCAAGGCCCTCAAAGATCTTTATTGCCATAAAGCAGAGTAA
- the CREM gene encoding cAMP-responsive element modulator isoform X26 yields MAVTGDDTATTGDMPTYQIRAPTTALPQGVVMAASPGSLHSPQQLAEEATRKRELRLMKNREAAKECRRRKKEYVKCLESRVAVLEVQNKKLIEELETLKDICSPKTD; encoded by the exons CCACCACTGGTGACATGCCAACCTACCAGATCCGAGCTCCTACTACTGCTTTGCCTCAGGGAGTGGTGATGGCTGCCTCGCCAGGAAGTCTGCACAGTCCTCAGCAGCTAGCAGAAGAAGCAACACGCAAACGAGAGCTGAGGCTAATGAAAAACAG ggaagctgcaaaagaatgtCGACGTCGAAAGAAAGAATATGTCAAATGTCTGGAGAGTCGAGTGGCCGTGCTGGAAGTCCAGAACAAGAAGCTTATAGAGGAACTTGAAACCTTGAAAGACATTTGCTCTCCCAAAACAGATTAG
- the CREM gene encoding cAMP-responsive element modulator isoform X25, protein MPTYQIRAPTTALPQGVVMAASPGSLHSPQQLAEEATRKRELRLMKNREAARECRRKKKEYVKCLENRVAVLENQNKTLIEELKALKDLYCHKAE, encoded by the exons ATGCCAACCTACCAGATCCGAGCTCCTACTACTGCTTTGCCTCAGGGAGTGGTGATGGCTGCCTCGCCAGGAAGTCTGCACAGTCCTCAGCAGCTAGCAGAAGAAGCAACACGCAAACGAGAGCTGAGGCTAATGAAAAACAG GGAAGCTGCCCGGGAGTGTcgcaggaagaagaaagaatatgtcAAATGTCTTGAAAATCGTGTGGCTGTGcttgaaaaccaaaacaagactCTGATTGAGGAACTCAAGGCCCTCAAAGATCTTTATTGCCATAAAGCAGAGTAA